A region of Methyloversatilis discipulorum DNA encodes the following proteins:
- a CDS encoding PEP-CTERM sorting domain-containing protein, whose amino-acid sequence MATPFRKKVRLAALTAALASVTGAQAAPTVDLENVGWVTYGDARSYSLPISGLEVMSGPGQIDIFTKLGLGADGQTSNDTPGVDDAFDTPQANTTEGFRTTTANEPNSLAGVLDGSWDRSGWWDASLSALNAELNFDENSLVFFFANNEIGSGEDRASLAAWMRVEVSQISTGTILGRFDLSNDFDQDGVSVYGGLPTFDGSGGSGIILGGSDLYTAPGALTEAGRVEPVLADFVRSGGPVCLATVPGGEIIVDCAGPYDRKVEHNLGGDRAAYAIVMTELDALIASLIGGDLSDYAIHVDYRLGCGSEDGFGTVREAPRQNEDVGNCFDNYALNGGDEKLFLGTQARPDINVPEPGSLALIAAALAGVGVLRRRRG is encoded by the coding sequence ATGGCCACCCCCTTCCGCAAGAAGGTTCGTCTCGCCGCACTGACTGCGGCCCTCGCTAGTGTCACCGGCGCCCAAGCCGCCCCCACCGTCGATCTCGAGAACGTCGGCTGGGTCACCTACGGCGATGCCCGTTCCTACTCGCTGCCCATTTCCGGTCTCGAAGTGATGTCGGGGCCGGGCCAGATCGATATCTTCACCAAGCTTGGTCTGGGCGCGGACGGCCAGACCAGCAATGACACGCCGGGCGTGGACGACGCCTTCGATACGCCGCAGGCGAACACCACCGAGGGCTTCCGCACGACGACCGCAAACGAACCCAACAGTCTGGCCGGTGTGCTCGACGGCAGCTGGGATCGCTCCGGCTGGTGGGATGCCAGCCTGTCGGCGCTCAATGCCGAACTGAACTTCGACGAGAACTCGCTGGTGTTCTTCTTCGCCAATAACGAGATCGGCTCCGGCGAAGACCGCGCCAGTCTGGCGGCGTGGATGCGCGTCGAGGTGTCGCAGATCAGCACTGGCACCATCCTCGGCCGCTTCGACCTGAGCAATGACTTCGACCAGGACGGCGTGTCGGTTTACGGCGGTCTGCCCACCTTCGACGGCTCGGGTGGCTCCGGCATCATTCTCGGCGGCTCTGACCTCTACACCGCGCCCGGAGCGCTGACCGAAGCCGGTCGTGTCGAACCGGTGCTCGCCGATTTCGTGCGCTCCGGTGGCCCGGTCTGTCTGGCAACGGTGCCGGGCGGCGAGATCATCGTCGATTGCGCCGGCCCCTATGACCGCAAGGTCGAGCACAACCTGGGCGGTGACCGCGCTGCCTACGCCATCGTGATGACCGAGCTCGACGCGCTGATCGCCAGCCTGATCGGCGGCGACTTGAGCGACTACGCGATCCATGTCGACTATCGCCTCGGCTGTGGCAGCGAGGACGGCTTCGGCACCGTGCGTGAAGCGCCGCGGCAGAATGAGGACGTCGGCAACTGTTTCGACAATTACGCGCTGAACGGCGGTGACGAGAAGCTGTTCCTCGGCACCCAGGCGCGGCCGGACATCAATGTGCCGGAGCCCGGTTCGCTGGCGCTGATTGCCGCCGCGCTGGCCGGTGTCGGCGTGCTGCGTCGCCGTCGGGGCTGA
- a CDS encoding ATP-binding cassette domain-containing protein produces the protein MPLITLDNACLAFGDLPLLDHTALVVEPGERLALIGRNGTGKSSLLKILAGDAALDDGTVWRQPGTKIAYVAQEPQFAAGARVFDAIAQGLGELSQLLIDYHDVAEAVAHGDESKLDRMAELQDALEHHQAWRFEQRIEQALVRLNLPGDATVESLSGGMLKRVALARALVAEPDMLLLDEPTNHLDLDGIAWLEALLNDFRGASLVITHDRRFLDSFATRIIELDRGLLRSYPGRYAQYVARKADELAAEALESARADKLLAQEEVWIRKGVEARRTRAQFRVKRLDELRARREARREQMGRARIGLDRGEASGELVAELEGVSKRFGDRPIVRDFSTRIVRGDKVGLIGPNGAGKTTLLKLILGQLEPDEGRVRTGSRIQVAYFDQFRTQLDESATLAEVISPGSDFVEIGGKRTHVIGYLGDFLFPPQRARAKVESLSGGERNRLLLARLFARPANVLVLDEPTNDLDMETLDLLEQLLQDYDGTVLLVSHDRAFLDAVVTQTIAYEGDGRWREYVGGYSDWVAQRPAAPASPAATPAKSAPPAPVKADKPVAAPKSKLSFKEQKELDGLPDRIAVLEDEQATLTARLSSGALAGPEAAGVSTRLGALAAEIDAAMLRWEELESRR, from the coding sequence ATGCCGCTGATCACCCTAGACAATGCCTGCCTCGCCTTCGGCGACCTGCCGCTGCTGGACCACACCGCGCTCGTGGTCGAACCGGGCGAGCGGCTGGCGCTGATCGGCCGCAATGGCACCGGCAAATCCAGCCTGCTCAAGATCCTCGCGGGTGACGCCGCGCTGGACGACGGCACGGTGTGGCGCCAGCCCGGCACGAAGATCGCCTACGTCGCGCAGGAGCCGCAGTTCGCCGCTGGTGCCCGCGTGTTCGACGCCATCGCACAGGGCTTGGGCGAACTGTCGCAGCTGCTGATCGATTACCACGACGTGGCCGAGGCGGTGGCGCATGGCGACGAGAGCAAGCTCGACCGCATGGCCGAACTGCAGGACGCGCTGGAACACCATCAGGCCTGGCGCTTCGAGCAGCGCATCGAACAGGCGCTGGTCCGGCTCAACCTGCCGGGCGACGCCACTGTGGAATCGCTGTCCGGCGGCATGCTCAAACGCGTGGCACTGGCACGCGCGCTGGTGGCCGAGCCGGACATGCTGCTGCTGGACGAGCCGACCAACCACCTCGACCTCGACGGCATCGCCTGGCTGGAAGCGCTGCTGAACGACTTCCGCGGCGCCAGCCTGGTCATCACCCACGACCGCCGCTTCCTCGACAGCTTCGCCACCCGCATCATCGAACTGGACCGCGGCCTGCTGCGCAGCTACCCAGGCCGCTACGCGCAATACGTGGCGCGCAAGGCCGACGAACTGGCGGCCGAGGCGCTGGAATCGGCGCGCGCCGACAAGCTGCTGGCGCAGGAGGAGGTGTGGATACGCAAGGGCGTCGAGGCGCGGCGCACGCGGGCGCAGTTCCGCGTGAAGCGGCTCGACGAGTTGCGCGCCCGGCGTGAGGCGCGGCGCGAACAGATGGGCCGCGCCCGCATCGGACTGGATCGCGGCGAAGCGTCCGGCGAACTGGTGGCGGAACTCGAAGGCGTCAGCAAGCGCTTCGGCGACCGCCCCATCGTGCGCGACTTCTCGACGCGCATCGTGCGCGGCGACAAGGTGGGCCTGATCGGCCCCAACGGCGCCGGCAAGACTACGCTGCTCAAGCTCATCCTCGGCCAGCTCGAGCCGGACGAAGGCCGCGTGCGTACCGGCAGCCGCATACAGGTGGCCTACTTCGACCAGTTCCGCACCCAGCTCGACGAATCGGCCACGCTGGCCGAGGTGATCAGTCCGGGATCGGATTTCGTCGAGATCGGCGGCAAGCGCACGCACGTGATCGGCTATCTGGGCGACTTCCTGTTCCCGCCGCAACGCGCGCGCGCCAAGGTCGAGTCGCTGTCGGGCGGCGAGCGCAATCGGCTGCTGCTGGCCCGGCTGTTCGCGCGCCCGGCCAATGTGCTGGTGCTGGACGAGCCGACCAACGATCTCGACATGGAAACGCTGGACCTGCTCGAACAGCTGCTGCAGGACTACGACGGCACCGTGCTGCTGGTATCGCACGACCGCGCCTTCCTCGACGCCGTCGTGACGCAGACCATCGCCTATGAGGGCGACGGTCGCTGGCGCGAGTACGTCGGCGGTTACAGCGACTGGGTCGCCCAGCGCCCGGCCGCGCCGGCGTCGCCCGCCGCCACGCCGGCAAAATCAGCTCCGCCAGCACCGGTCAAGGCGGACAAGCCGGTCGCGGCACCGAAGAGCAAGCTCAGCTTCAAGGAGCAGAAGGAACTGGACGGCCTGCCCGACCGTATCGCCGTGCTGGAGGACGAACAGGCGACGCTGACCGCACGCCTGTCGAGCGGCGCACTGGCCGGTCCCGAAGCGGCCGGCGTGTCCACCCGTCTGGGCGCGCTGGCGGCCGAAATCGACGCCGCCATGCTGCGCTGGGAAGAACTGGAATCGCGTCGCTGA
- a CDS encoding lysylphosphatidylglycerol synthase transmembrane domain-containing protein: MTRGAVLRLAAAGVLLAAVIHVAEPAALVDTLRRADRGWLLVGLFAALLSNVASALRWRALTIWLGAVVGPAFALLAYFRAMALNALLPGAVVGGDLYRALALRQAGLPTLDAGLSVLLDRVSGLWVLLALGAGALPFAASSMAFALPLSPVWIDLSCAMANVLLLTAPLLLIARPISGGRAFATLARVQSRLRRPRVLQQYVLQMVASLVVQALSIAALACGGRALGLDLSPAVWATAAAPIFLMAALPVSVGGWGTREAAAAAVLAAFGVPAAQAVAVALIYGVFGLLQAAFGGALFACRPQAVARAG; encoded by the coding sequence ATGACGCGTGGCGCCGTGCTGCGTCTCGCCGCAGCCGGCGTGTTGCTGGCGGCGGTGATCCATGTGGCGGAGCCGGCGGCGCTGGTCGACACCCTGCGGCGAGCCGACCGCGGCTGGCTGCTGGTCGGCCTGTTCGCCGCGCTGCTTTCCAACGTCGCGTCCGCGCTGCGCTGGCGGGCGCTCACCATCTGGCTCGGCGCGGTCGTCGGCCCCGCGTTTGCACTGCTCGCCTACTTCCGTGCGATGGCACTGAATGCGCTGCTGCCGGGGGCGGTCGTCGGCGGCGATCTGTACCGCGCGCTGGCGCTGCGTCAGGCCGGACTGCCGACGCTGGACGCCGGGCTGTCGGTGCTGCTGGACCGCGTCAGCGGTCTGTGGGTGCTGCTCGCACTCGGCGCCGGCGCGTTGCCGTTCGCCGCGTCGTCGATGGCGTTTGCACTGCCGCTGTCGCCGGTCTGGATCGATCTGTCGTGCGCGATGGCCAACGTGCTGCTGCTGACCGCGCCACTGCTGCTGATTGCGCGGCCGATCAGCGGCGGTCGCGCGTTCGCTACGCTGGCGCGCGTGCAATCGCGACTGCGGCGTCCGCGGGTGCTGCAGCAGTACGTGCTGCAGATGGTCGCTTCGCTGGTCGTGCAGGCACTGTCGATTGCTGCGCTCGCCTGCGGCGGCCGCGCGCTCGGGCTCGACCTGTCACCGGCCGTGTGGGCGACGGCGGCGGCACCCATCTTCCTGATGGCGGCGCTGCCGGTCAGCGTCGGCGGCTGGGGTACGCGTGAAGCGGCGGCGGCGGCGGTGCTCGCCGCCTTCGGCGTGCCGGCCGCCCAGGCGGTCGCGGTGGCGCTGATCTACGGCGTGTTCGGTCTGCTGCAGGCCGCGTTCGGTGGCGCGCTGTTCGCCTGCCGGCCGCAAGCAGTGGCGCGCGCCGGCTGA
- a CDS encoding glycosyltransferase family 2 protein encodes MPQVLEFAQPELPVRATAEAPEVSVVVPVFNEFDNLGDLVDRIHAALAPTGRRFELIVVDDGSRDGSGALLTRLVAERPWLRPVLLVRNYGQSSALQAGFDRVRGRYVVTLDGDLQNDPLDIPAMLDRLDADPDVDMISGWRQQRQDKALSRRLPSLIANKLISASTGVHLHDYGCALKAYRRDIIDRIRLYGELHRFIPSLARDAGARIAEVPVRHHARTRGVSKYGIDRTFRVILDLVLIVFFMRYRQRPLHAFGALGLWLATPGAAILGWMGLLKLFGHDIAGRPLLMAGVMLLLMGVQLIVAGLIGELLIRIYHEGRGRPQYHAQEPDAR; translated from the coding sequence ATGCCCCAGGTTCTCGAATTCGCCCAGCCGGAGTTGCCGGTGCGCGCCACCGCCGAGGCGCCGGAGGTATCTGTCGTCGTGCCGGTGTTCAACGAATTCGACAACCTCGGCGATCTGGTCGATCGCATCCACGCCGCACTGGCGCCGACCGGCCGCCGCTTCGAACTGATCGTCGTCGACGACGGTTCGCGCGATGGCAGCGGCGCGCTGCTGACGCGGCTGGTGGCCGAACGCCCATGGCTGCGGCCGGTGCTGCTGGTGCGCAACTACGGTCAGTCGAGCGCACTGCAGGCCGGCTTCGACCGCGTGCGCGGTCGCTACGTGGTGACGCTGGACGGCGACCTGCAGAACGACCCGCTCGACATTCCGGCGATGCTCGACCGCCTCGACGCCGATCCCGACGTCGACATGATTTCCGGCTGGCGCCAGCAGCGGCAGGACAAGGCGCTGTCACGCCGTCTGCCGTCGCTCATCGCCAACAAGCTCATTTCCGCCTCGACCGGCGTGCATCTGCACGACTACGGCTGCGCGTTGAAGGCCTACCGGCGCGACATCATCGACCGCATCCGGCTGTACGGCGAACTGCACCGCTTCATCCCGTCGCTGGCGCGCGACGCCGGTGCGCGCATCGCCGAGGTGCCGGTGCGCCACCATGCGCGCACGCGCGGCGTGTCGAAATACGGCATTGACCGCACCTTCCGCGTCATCCTCGATCTGGTGCTCATCGTCTTCTTCATGCGCTACCGCCAGCGTCCGCTGCACGCCTTCGGCGCACTCGGCCTGTGGCTCGCCACGCCGGGTGCCGCCATCCTCGGCTGGATGGGGCTGCTCAAGCTGTTCGGCCACGACATCGCCGGGCGGCCGCTGCTGATGGCCGGCGTTATGCTGCTGCTGATGGGCGTGCAGCTCATCGTCGCCGGCCTGATCGGCGAACTGCTCATCCGCATTTATCACGAAGGCCGCGGCCGGCCGCAGTACCACGCGCAGGAGCCGGACGCGCGATGA
- a CDS encoding glycosyltransferase family 39 protein: protein MNAAPSTPSHRAPWLLLLLYFGAHVVARTLVSDALELDEAEQALWTQQLAAGYGTQPPLYTWLQWAVFQVTGVSVLSLSLLKNTLLASTYAFVWLAARRLMAPPLALLAAASMLLIPQIGWESQRDLTHSVLATAVAAATLYVVVRLIEKPRPVLYLALGLCAALGLLSKYSFAVYLAALGLAVLLSRDTRPMLRSPWLIAAALLALVVLAPHALWLLDNWQLASARTLEKLDAAPGLAGGIARGLSSLLGATLATLAALGLAFAAIFGRAAWAPATASPQCRLWGRYLGLLALLMIALVVVGGATHFKGRWLQPLLFMAPLAFFCCRPHLATHPHLSWLRGTLIVFALLYLFMASMRPVFDGWRNRPDELNEPAAELALALRSAGYDGRAPIVTHDPVLGGVLRVRFPQAQVVVWKDEAPMPPPPSGAHLLIGRGEAGRAMLDRAGSGDYALLRLRYRHAHPGHPPIEYRYTLVR, encoded by the coding sequence ATGAACGCTGCCCCTTCCACCCCGTCGCACCGCGCCCCGTGGCTGCTGCTCCTGCTCTACTTTGGCGCCCACGTCGTGGCCCGCACGCTGGTGTCCGACGCCCTCGAACTGGACGAGGCCGAGCAGGCGTTGTGGACCCAGCAGCTTGCCGCCGGCTACGGCACGCAGCCGCCGCTCTACACATGGCTGCAGTGGGCGGTGTTCCAAGTGACCGGCGTATCGGTGCTGTCGCTGTCGCTGCTGAAAAACACGCTGCTCGCCTCGACCTATGCCTTCGTCTGGCTGGCCGCCCGCCGGCTGATGGCACCGCCACTGGCGCTGCTGGCCGCGGCGTCCATGCTGCTGATTCCGCAGATCGGCTGGGAATCGCAGCGCGACCTGACGCATTCGGTGCTGGCCACCGCGGTCGCCGCCGCCACGCTCTACGTCGTCGTGCGGCTGATCGAGAAGCCGCGCCCGGTGCTCTACCTCGCGCTCGGCCTGTGCGCGGCGCTCGGCCTGCTGTCCAAATACAGTTTCGCGGTCTATCTGGCCGCACTCGGGCTGGCGGTGCTGCTGTCGCGCGACACGCGGCCCATGCTGCGCAGCCCCTGGCTGATCGCGGCGGCGCTGCTGGCGCTCGTGGTACTTGCTCCGCACGCGCTGTGGCTGCTCGACAACTGGCAGTTGGCCAGCGCCCGCACGCTGGAAAAGCTGGACGCTGCCCCCGGCCTGGCGGGCGGCATCGCGCGCGGACTGAGCAGCCTGCTCGGCGCCACGCTGGCCACTCTGGCCGCACTCGGGCTCGCCTTCGCCGCGATCTTCGGCCGCGCCGCCTGGGCGCCCGCCACCGCATCGCCACAATGCCGCCTGTGGGGCCGCTATCTCGGACTGCTGGCGCTGCTGATGATCGCGCTGGTGGTGGTCGGCGGCGCCACCCATTTCAAGGGACGCTGGCTGCAGCCGCTGCTGTTCATGGCGCCGCTGGCCTTCTTCTGCTGCCGACCGCATCTGGCCACGCACCCGCACTTGAGCTGGCTGCGCGGCACGCTCATCGTGTTCGCGCTGCTCTACCTCTTCATGGCCAGCATGCGGCCAGTGTTCGACGGCTGGCGCAACCGGCCGGACGAACTGAACGAACCGGCGGCCGAACTGGCGCTCGCACTGCGCAGCGCGGGCTATGACGGCCGCGCGCCCATAGTCACCCACGACCCGGTGCTCGGCGGCGTGCTGCGCGTACGCTTTCCGCAGGCGCAGGTCGTCGTCTGGAAGGACGAAGCGCCAATGCCACCGCCGCCGTCCGGCGCGCATCTGCTGATCGGCCGCGGCGAAGCCGGCCGTGCGATGCTCGACCGCGCCGGCTCGGGCGACTACGCCCTGCTCCGCCTGCGCTACCGCCACGCCCACCCCGGCCACCCGCCGATCGAATACCGCTACACCCTCGTCCGCTGA
- a CDS encoding RelA/SpoT family protein → MVSVVHSLSSADAARTTLELLTDGLGDADADTLRRAHDMVTPLYAERWLGTGEPMHEHVVGQALICASLRLDLETRLAALLFPLHEVRDDAGEHIAAQYGPAVAELVAGLQRLDNLRLITRAHASQSVTGSDAGGDQAEVLRKMVLAMVADVRVVMLRLASRVQSLRWLTAHPNDDRLDMARESLDIYAPLANRLGVWQLKWELEDLSFRFLEPDTYKRIAKQLDEKRVEREAFIADAMVKLKAELEAAGIKAEIQGRPKHIYSIWNKMRAKKLEFSEVYDVRALRVLVDSVRDCYGALGIVHQLWHPLPREFDDYIAQPKGNNYQSLHTAVIAPDGRSLEVQIRTRDMHRHAEMGVAAHWRYKEGSGQDKDYDDKIAWLRQLLSWRDEIADHSEWVEQFKRAALDDTIYVLTPQGKVIDLPQGATPVDFAYRLHTDLGHRCRGARVNGQLVPLNTPLDNGQRVEIIAAKQGGPSRDWLVPQQGYITTHNARVKVRRWFAQIEEGETLAQGRTWLARELAREGASQTSLEELSQKLGYNSVDAMHIACAHGEVGPRAIHVALKGEEPPPEEPEIKPRAPRATGERGVLVEGVGKLLTQLGRCCKPAPPDPISGFVTRGRGVAIHRSDCPNYINMVARNPERVIDAQWGEVAGRDPDARFAADIHVEAHDRQGLLRDISEVLSREKINVTAVSTQSKAGMARMSFTVEIAGVGQIQKVLGLIRDVDGVVETRRG, encoded by the coding sequence ATGGTATCTGTCGTTCATTCCCTCTCCAGCGCCGACGCGGCGCGCACCACACTCGAATTGCTGACCGACGGTCTGGGCGACGCCGACGCGGACACGCTGCGCCGCGCCCACGACATGGTGACGCCGCTGTACGCCGAGCGCTGGCTCGGCACCGGCGAGCCGATGCACGAGCACGTGGTCGGCCAGGCGCTGATCTGCGCCTCGCTGCGGCTCGACCTCGAAACCCGGCTCGCGGCCCTGCTGTTTCCGCTGCACGAGGTGCGCGACGATGCCGGCGAACACATCGCCGCCCAGTACGGCCCGGCGGTCGCCGAACTGGTCGCCGGCCTGCAGCGGCTCGACAACCTGCGCCTGATCACCCGCGCGCACGCCTCGCAGAGTGTGACCGGCAGCGACGCCGGCGGCGATCAGGCCGAGGTGCTGCGCAAGATGGTGCTGGCCATGGTGGCCGACGTGCGCGTCGTCATGCTGCGCCTCGCTTCGCGCGTGCAGAGCCTGCGCTGGCTCACCGCCCATCCGAACGACGACCGCCTCGACATGGCGCGCGAATCGCTGGACATCTACGCGCCGCTGGCCAACCGGCTGGGCGTCTGGCAGCTCAAGTGGGAACTGGAAGACCTGTCCTTCCGCTTCCTCGAACCCGACACCTACAAGCGCATCGCCAAGCAGCTCGACGAAAAGCGGGTCGAGCGCGAGGCCTTCATCGCCGACGCCATGGTGAAGCTGAAGGCCGAACTGGAGGCGGCGGGCATCAAGGCCGAAATCCAGGGGCGGCCGAAGCACATCTACAGCATCTGGAACAAGATGCGGGCAAAGAAGCTCGAGTTCTCCGAGGTGTACGACGTGCGCGCGCTGCGCGTGCTGGTCGACTCGGTGCGCGACTGCTACGGCGCGCTCGGCATCGTGCACCAGCTGTGGCATCCGCTGCCGCGCGAGTTCGACGACTACATCGCGCAACCCAAGGGCAACAACTACCAGTCGCTGCACACCGCGGTGATTGCACCCGACGGCCGCTCGCTCGAAGTGCAGATCCGCACGCGCGACATGCACCGCCACGCCGAGATGGGCGTCGCCGCGCACTGGCGCTACAAGGAAGGGTCGGGTCAGGACAAGGACTACGACGACAAGATCGCCTGGCTGCGTCAGCTGCTGTCCTGGCGCGACGAAATCGCCGACCACTCGGAATGGGTGGAGCAGTTCAAGCGCGCCGCGCTCGACGACACCATCTACGTGCTGACGCCGCAGGGCAAGGTGATCGACCTGCCGCAGGGCGCGACCCCGGTCGATTTCGCCTACCGCCTGCACACCGATCTCGGCCACCGCTGCCGCGGTGCCCGCGTGAACGGCCAGCTGGTGCCGCTGAACACGCCGCTCGACAACGGCCAGCGGGTGGAGATCATCGCCGCCAAGCAGGGCGGGCCGTCGCGCGACTGGCTGGTGCCGCAGCAGGGCTACATCACCACGCACAACGCGCGGGTGAAGGTGCGCCGCTGGTTCGCCCAGATCGAGGAAGGCGAAACGCTCGCCCAGGGCCGAACCTGGCTGGCGCGCGAACTGGCGCGCGAAGGCGCCAGCCAGACCAGTCTGGAAGAGCTGTCGCAGAAACTGGGCTACAACAGCGTCGACGCGATGCACATCGCCTGCGCGCACGGCGAGGTCGGGCCGCGCGCCATTCACGTCGCGCTGAAGGGCGAGGAGCCGCCGCCGGAAGAACCGGAAATCAAGCCACGCGCCCCGCGCGCCACCGGCGAGCGCGGCGTGCTGGTCGAGGGCGTGGGCAAGCTGCTGACCCAGCTCGGCCGTTGCTGCAAGCCGGCGCCACCGGACCCGATCTCCGGCTTCGTCACCCGCGGCCGCGGCGTGGCCATCCACCGCAGCGACTGCCCGAACTACATCAATATGGTGGCGCGCAACCCGGAACGGGTGATCGACGCGCAATGGGGCGAAGTGGCCGGCCGTGACCCGGACGCCCGCTTCGCCGCCGACATCCACGTCGAGGCGCACGACCGCCAGGGCCTGCTGCGCGACATTTCCGAAGTGCTGTCGCGCGAGAAGATCAACGTGACTGCGGTCAGCACCCAGTCCAAGGCCGGCATGGCGCGCATGAGCTTCACCGTCGAGATCGCCGGCGTCGGCCAGATCCAGAAGGTGCTCGGGCTGATCCGCGACGTCGACGGCGTGGTCGAGACGCGGCGCGGCTGA
- a CDS encoding YqaE/Pmp3 family membrane protein has protein sequence MRLLLAIFLPFMVFFTIGRPVAGIICLILQLTLLGWIPAALWAVYALSQYKTEKKIEEALSRR, from the coding sequence ATGCGACTGCTGCTCGCAATCTTCCTGCCCTTCATGGTGTTCTTCACCATCGGCCGCCCGGTGGCCGGCATCATCTGTCTCATCCTGCAGCTCACGCTGCTGGGCTGGATTCCGGCCGCGCTGTGGGCGGTCTATGCGCTGAGCCAGTACAAGACCGAAAAGAAGATCGAGGAAGCGCTCAGCCGGCGCTGA
- a CDS encoding quinoprotein dehydrogenase-associated SoxYZ-like carrier — MPLNSLRALLCACAALWLLPAAAADEPSSDTEVWQGVRATVFAGRDIVESNAVIEIEAPFRAEDAAVVPVALRARIDQTPERHIRKLWLIIDGNPTPVAAAITLSPEAGRADIETRVRVEQYTWMRAVAETSDGKLYASSKFVRASGGCSAPAGKDFEEAMARLGKMKLKVENDAGSAAAATLMVSHPNMNGMQMDQVTRHFTPAHFVRRIEVSYAGRTLLTADVDFALSENPQLRFQFKPQEGGELQAKVIDSKELTFTQTVAVKGGALASSK; from the coding sequence ATGCCCCTGAATTCCTTGCGTGCGCTGCTGTGCGCCTGCGCTGCGCTATGGCTGCTGCCGGCTGCGGCTGCCGACGAGCCCTCGTCCGACACCGAGGTCTGGCAGGGCGTGCGGGCCACGGTGTTCGCCGGACGCGACATCGTTGAGTCGAACGCGGTGATCGAGATCGAAGCGCCCTTCCGCGCCGAAGACGCCGCGGTTGTGCCGGTGGCGCTGCGTGCTCGGATCGACCAGACACCCGAGCGACACATCCGCAAGCTGTGGCTCATCATCGACGGCAACCCGACGCCGGTGGCCGCCGCGATCACGCTGAGCCCGGAGGCGGGGCGCGCCGACATCGAAACCCGCGTCCGCGTAGAGCAATACACCTGGATGCGCGCGGTGGCCGAAACCAGCGACGGCAAGCTGTACGCCTCAAGCAAGTTCGTGCGCGCCTCCGGCGGCTGTTCGGCGCCGGCCGGCAAGGACTTCGAAGAGGCGATGGCGCGGCTGGGCAAGATGAAGCTCAAGGTCGAGAACGACGCCGGAAGCGCCGCGGCCGCGACACTGATGGTCAGTCACCCGAATATGAACGGCATGCAGATGGATCAGGTCACCCGCCACTTCACGCCGGCCCACTTCGTGCGCCGCATCGAGGTGAGCTACGCCGGCCGCACGCTGCTGACGGCCGACGTCGACTTCGCGCTGAGCGAAAACCCGCAGCTACGCTTCCAGTTCAAGCCGCAGGAAGGTGGCGAACTGCAGGCGAAGGTGATCGACTCGAAGGAGCTCACCTTCACCCAGACTGTCGCGGTGAAGGGCGGCGCGCTCGCCAGTTCGAAGTGA
- a CDS encoding Crp/Fnr family transcriptional regulator, which yields MSRYVGAPGQWRDWITHFPRLADLEPAAREELLANSFEVRLSAGETGYREGDACNNFILRIEGWSRIQRLSANGREVLLYRVGPGDSCVLTTSCLLGVARYPAASTAETDLREVAIAGATFRKLLNTSDVFRQFVFEHYGRLLSDMIALLDELKFRRLDARLADLLLARTADGEALEDTQSRIATDLGSTREPVGRILKQWERRNWIAMTRGRIEVRERAALTALAAEG from the coding sequence ATGAGCCGATACGTCGGCGCGCCCGGCCAGTGGCGCGACTGGATCACGCACTTCCCGCGGCTTGCCGATCTCGAACCGGCGGCGCGCGAGGAATTGCTCGCCAACAGCTTCGAGGTGCGGCTGTCGGCGGGCGAGACCGGCTACCGCGAAGGCGACGCCTGCAACAACTTCATCCTGCGCATCGAGGGCTGGTCGCGCATCCAGCGGCTGTCGGCGAACGGCCGCGAAGTGCTGCTGTACCGGGTAGGTCCGGGCGATTCCTGCGTGCTCACCACCTCCTGCCTGCTCGGCGTGGCGCGCTACCCGGCCGCCAGCACGGCGGAAACCGACCTGCGCGAGGTGGCGATCGCGGGCGCCACCTTCCGCAAGCTGCTGAACACCTCGGACGTATTCCGCCAGTTCGTGTTCGAACACTATGGCCGGCTGCTGTCGGACATGATCGCCCTGCTCGACGAACTGAAATTCCGCCGCCTCGACGCCCGGCTGGCCGACCTGCTGCTCGCGCGCACCGCCGACGGCGAAGCGCTGGAGGACACGCAGAGCCGCATCGCCACCGACCTCGGCAGCACGCGCGAGCCGGTCGGCCGCATCCTGAAGCAGTGGGAACGACGGAACTGGATCGCGATGACGCGCGGCCGCATCGAGGTGCGCGAGCGCGCGGCGCTGACGGCGCTGGCCGCCGAGGGCTGA